A window of the Gossypium hirsutum isolate 1008001.06 chromosome A03, Gossypium_hirsutum_v2.1, whole genome shotgun sequence genome harbors these coding sequences:
- the LOC107935078 gene encoding F-box/LRR-repeat protein 3 isoform X3 produces the protein MKTQSKRRRQPLSPDSSPNPFDILTEEIVCKILDHLHNDPFATKAFSLTCKAFYFIESRHRRILKPLRPELLPRIFHRYPFVSHLDLSMCPRVDDTTLNVISSTWKATLQSINLSRSRFFTNAGLSSLFVNCSGLVEVDLCNAMQLTDLAASAIAEAKNLERLSLARCKSITDMGIGCIAVGCRKLRSLCLKWCLRVGDLGVELIALKCKQIRSLDLSYLPITEKSLNSVLQLQHLEDLVLEGCHGIDDDGLSTLDQSCKSLKMLNLSNCQNVTHTGLSSLINGTEQLQQIILAYGSSVSPKLPKVTSDLVKCLNAYSKLQSIKLDGCTVTWSGIKAMASLHSPVKELSLSKCLGLTDDGLSFLVQSHKDLRKLDITCCRKITYTSIDIITNSCTSLTSLRMESCSLVPKEAFVLIGARCSFLEELDATDNEIDDEGLKSISRCSKLSILKLGICSNISDEGLAKVGSSCSMLKEVDLYRSVAISDAGIAAIGDGCPALEMINIAYNDKITDNSLVSLSKCRMLKALEIRGCLGVSSIGLLAIAVGCKQLTVLDIKKCFNINDNGMLPLAQFSQNLKQINLSYCSVTDVGLVALASISRLQNMTILHLAGLTPNGLAAALLACRALTKVKLHASFRPLLPQSILGYMEAHGCVFHWRDKAFQLPCMFWTNAKEEPSKVAP, from the exons ATGAAAACCCAGAGCAAAAGGCGACGCCAACCACTTTCACCTGATTCTTCACCCAATCCCTTTGATATATTAACAGAAGAGATTGTATGCAAAATCCTTGACCACCTCCACAACGACCCTTTTGCCACAAAAGCCTTCTCCCTCACATGCAAGGCCTTTTACTTCATAGAGTCTCGACACCGGAGGATTCTCAAGCCTCTACGCCCCGAGCTCCTCCCCAGGATTTTTCATCGATACCCTTTTGTTTCCCATCTCGATCTCTCCATGTGTCCGCGAGTTGACGACACCACGCTGAACGTCATATCCTCTACTTGGAAAGCTACTTTGCAATCTATTAATCTGTCAAGATCAAGGTTTTTCACGAATGCCGGGTTATCGAGCTTGTTCGTTAATTGTTCGGGTCTGGTTGAGGTTGATTTGTGCAACGCCATGCAGTTGACTGACTTGGCCGCATCAGCAATTGCAGAGGCGAAGAATTTGGAGAGGTTGAGCTTGGCGAGGTGCAAGTCGATAACTGATATGGGGATCGGCTGTATAGCTGTTGGGTGTAGAAAGTTGAGGTCCCTTTGCTTGAAATGGTGCTTGCGTGTTGGTGATTTGGGTGTGGAATTGATTGCTCTCAAGTGTAAACAGATTAGGAGCTTGGATCTCTCTTATTTACCA ATCACAGAGAAGAGCCTCAACTCTGTTCTTCAACTCCAACATCTTGAAGATCTGGTTTTAGAGGGATGCCATGGCATTGATGATGACGGCCTTTCAACACTTGATCAAAGTTGCAAGTCACTAAAG atgcttaatttgtcaaaCTGTCAAAATGTTACTCACACGGGCTTGTCATCTCTGATAAATGGTACTGAACAACTACAGCAGATTATATTGGCATATGGCTCTTCAGTAAGTCCAAAACTCCCTAAG GTTACTTCTGATCTAGTCAAATGCTTGAATGCTTATTCAAAGCTGCAATCAATTAAATTAGATGGTTGTACTGTTACTTGGTCTGGGATCAAAGCCATGGCAAGTTTGCATTCCCCAGTCAAGGAACTGAGCCTCAGTAAATGCTTAGGACTGACAGATGATGGGCTTTCTTTCCTTGTCCAGTCACACAAAGACCTGAGGAAACTGGACATCACCTGCTGTCGTAAAATAACTTATACCTCTATAGACATCATAACAAATTCATGCACCTCCCTTACTTCTCTCAGGATGGAATCCTGTAGCTTGGTTCCAAAGGAAGCCTTTGTTTTGATTGGAGCACGTTGCTCGTTTTTGGAAGAGCTGGATGCCACAGATAATGAAATCGATGACGAAG GTTTGAAGTCCATCTCGAGATGTTCAAAACTATCTATTTTGAAGTTAGGGATATGCTCTAACATATCGGATGAAGGCCTTGCAAAAGTTGGAAGTTCTTGCTCAATGCTCAAGGAGGTTGATTTGTACAG GTCCGTGGCAATAAGTGATGCGGGCATTGCTGCCATTGGTGATGGTTGTCCTGCACTTGAGATGATCAATATAgcttataatgataaaattactgatAATTCATTAGTATCATTGTCAAAATGTCGGATGTTAAAAGCACTTGAGATTCGTGGATGCCTTGGTGTCTCATCAATTGGTCTATTAGCCATTGCTGTGGGATGTAAGCAACTTACAGTTCTTGACATAAAGAAGTGCTTCAATATTAATGATAATGGAATGCTTCCACTTGCTCAATTTTCTCAAAATCTGAAGCAG ATAAACTTGTCATATTGTTCGGTTACAGATGTTGGGCTTGTAGCACTAGCTAGCATCAGTCGCCTGCAGAACATGACAATCTTGCATTTGGCTGGTTTGACTCCAAATGGCCTGGCAGCAGCTCTGTTGGCATGTCGAGCATTAACAAAAGTGAAACTCCATGCATCGTTTAGACCATTACTTCCTCAATCCATCCTTGGATACATGGAAGCCCATGGGTGTGTCTTTCACTGGAGGGACAAAGCATTTCAG TTGCCCTGCATGTTTTGGACAAATGCCAAGGAAGAACCCTCGAAAGTTGCACCTTGA
- the LOC107935078 gene encoding F-box/LRR-repeat protein 3 isoform X5, protein MKTQSKRRRQPLSPDSSPNPFDILTEEIVCKILDHLHNDPFATKAFSLTCKAFYFIESRHRRILKPLRPELLPRIFHRYPFVSHLDLSMCPRVDDTTLNVISSTWKATLQSINLSRSRFFTNAGLSSLFVNCSGLVEVDLCNAMQLTDLAASAIAEAKNLERLSLARCKSITDMGIGCIAVGCRKLRSLCLKWCLRVGDLGVELIALKCKQIRSLDLSYLPITEKSLNSVLQLQHLEDLVLEGCHGIDDDGLSTLDQSCKSLKMLNLSNCQNVTHTGLSSLINGTEQLQQIILAYGSSVTSDLVKCLNAYSKLQSIKLDGCTVTWSGIKAMASLHSPVKELSLSKCLGLTDDGLSFLVQSHKDLRKLDITCCRKITYTSIDIITNSCTSLTSLRMESCSLVPKEAFVLIGARCSFLEELDATDNEIDDEGLKSISRCSKLSILKLGICSNISDEGLAKVGSSCSMLKEVDLYRSVAISDAGIAAIGDGCPALEMINIAYNDKITDNSLVSLSKCRMLKALEIRGCLGVSSIGLLAIAVGCKQLTVLDIKKCFNINDNGMLPLAQFSQNLKQINLSYCSVTDVGLVALASISRLQNMTILHLAGLTPNGLAAALLACRALTKVKLHASFRPLLPQSILGYMEAHGCVFHWRDKAFQKEMDPKGWKLHFGRSSSEVP, encoded by the exons ATGAAAACCCAGAGCAAAAGGCGACGCCAACCACTTTCACCTGATTCTTCACCCAATCCCTTTGATATATTAACAGAAGAGATTGTATGCAAAATCCTTGACCACCTCCACAACGACCCTTTTGCCACAAAAGCCTTCTCCCTCACATGCAAGGCCTTTTACTTCATAGAGTCTCGACACCGGAGGATTCTCAAGCCTCTACGCCCCGAGCTCCTCCCCAGGATTTTTCATCGATACCCTTTTGTTTCCCATCTCGATCTCTCCATGTGTCCGCGAGTTGACGACACCACGCTGAACGTCATATCCTCTACTTGGAAAGCTACTTTGCAATCTATTAATCTGTCAAGATCAAGGTTTTTCACGAATGCCGGGTTATCGAGCTTGTTCGTTAATTGTTCGGGTCTGGTTGAGGTTGATTTGTGCAACGCCATGCAGTTGACTGACTTGGCCGCATCAGCAATTGCAGAGGCGAAGAATTTGGAGAGGTTGAGCTTGGCGAGGTGCAAGTCGATAACTGATATGGGGATCGGCTGTATAGCTGTTGGGTGTAGAAAGTTGAGGTCCCTTTGCTTGAAATGGTGCTTGCGTGTTGGTGATTTGGGTGTGGAATTGATTGCTCTCAAGTGTAAACAGATTAGGAGCTTGGATCTCTCTTATTTACCA ATCACAGAGAAGAGCCTCAACTCTGTTCTTCAACTCCAACATCTTGAAGATCTGGTTTTAGAGGGATGCCATGGCATTGATGATGACGGCCTTTCAACACTTGATCAAAGTTGCAAGTCACTAAAG atgcttaatttgtcaaaCTGTCAAAATGTTACTCACACGGGCTTGTCATCTCTGATAAATGGTACTGAACAACTACAGCAGATTATATTGGCATATGGCTCTTCA GTTACTTCTGATCTAGTCAAATGCTTGAATGCTTATTCAAAGCTGCAATCAATTAAATTAGATGGTTGTACTGTTACTTGGTCTGGGATCAAAGCCATGGCAAGTTTGCATTCCCCAGTCAAGGAACTGAGCCTCAGTAAATGCTTAGGACTGACAGATGATGGGCTTTCTTTCCTTGTCCAGTCACACAAAGACCTGAGGAAACTGGACATCACCTGCTGTCGTAAAATAACTTATACCTCTATAGACATCATAACAAATTCATGCACCTCCCTTACTTCTCTCAGGATGGAATCCTGTAGCTTGGTTCCAAAGGAAGCCTTTGTTTTGATTGGAGCACGTTGCTCGTTTTTGGAAGAGCTGGATGCCACAGATAATGAAATCGATGACGAAG GTTTGAAGTCCATCTCGAGATGTTCAAAACTATCTATTTTGAAGTTAGGGATATGCTCTAACATATCGGATGAAGGCCTTGCAAAAGTTGGAAGTTCTTGCTCAATGCTCAAGGAGGTTGATTTGTACAG GTCCGTGGCAATAAGTGATGCGGGCATTGCTGCCATTGGTGATGGTTGTCCTGCACTTGAGATGATCAATATAgcttataatgataaaattactgatAATTCATTAGTATCATTGTCAAAATGTCGGATGTTAAAAGCACTTGAGATTCGTGGATGCCTTGGTGTCTCATCAATTGGTCTATTAGCCATTGCTGTGGGATGTAAGCAACTTACAGTTCTTGACATAAAGAAGTGCTTCAATATTAATGATAATGGAATGCTTCCACTTGCTCAATTTTCTCAAAATCTGAAGCAG ATAAACTTGTCATATTGTTCGGTTACAGATGTTGGGCTTGTAGCACTAGCTAGCATCAGTCGCCTGCAGAACATGACAATCTTGCATTTGGCTGGTTTGACTCCAAATGGCCTGGCAGCAGCTCTGTTGGCATGTCGAGCATTAACAAAAGTGAAACTCCATGCATCGTTTAGACCATTACTTCCTCAATCCATCCTTGGATACATGGAAGCCCATGGGTGTGTCTTTCACTGGAGGGACAAAGCATTTCAG AAGGAAATGGATCCCAAGGGATGGAAGCTGCACTTTGGAAGGAGCAGCAGTGAAGTTCCATAG
- the LOC107935078 gene encoding F-box/LRR-repeat protein 3 isoform X2: MKTQSKRRRQPLSPDSSPNPFDILTEEIVCKILDHLHNDPFATKAFSLTCKAFYFIESRHRRILKPLRPELLPRIFHRYPFVSHLDLSMCPRVDDTTLNVISSTWKATLQSINLSRSRFFTNAGLSSLFVNCSGLVEVDLCNAMQLTDLAASAIAEAKNLERLSLARCKSITDMGIGCIAVGCRKLRSLCLKWCLRVGDLGVELIALKCKQIRSLDLSYLPITEKSLNSVLQLQHLEDLVLEGCHGIDDDGLSTLDQSCKSLKMLNLSNCQNVTHTGLSSLINGTEQLQQIILAYGSSVSPKLPKVTSDLVKCLNAYSKLQSIKLDGCTVTWSGIKAMASLHSPVKELSLSKCLGLTDDGLSFLVQSHKDLRKLDITCCRKITYTSIDIITNSCTSLTSLRMESCSLVPKEAFVLIGARCSFLEELDATDNEIDDEGLKSISRCSKLSILKLGICSNISDEGLAKVGSSCSMLKEVDLYRSVAISDAGIAAIGDGCPALEMINIAYNDKITDNSLVSLSKCRMLKALEIRGCLGVSSIGLLAIAVGCKQLTVLDIKKCFNINDNGMLPLAQFSQNLKQINLSYCSVTDVGLVALASISRLQNMTILHLAGLTPNGLAAALLACRALTKVKLHASFRPLLPQSILGYMEAHGCVFHWRDKAFQKEMDPKGWKLHFGRSSSEVP, from the exons ATGAAAACCCAGAGCAAAAGGCGACGCCAACCACTTTCACCTGATTCTTCACCCAATCCCTTTGATATATTAACAGAAGAGATTGTATGCAAAATCCTTGACCACCTCCACAACGACCCTTTTGCCACAAAAGCCTTCTCCCTCACATGCAAGGCCTTTTACTTCATAGAGTCTCGACACCGGAGGATTCTCAAGCCTCTACGCCCCGAGCTCCTCCCCAGGATTTTTCATCGATACCCTTTTGTTTCCCATCTCGATCTCTCCATGTGTCCGCGAGTTGACGACACCACGCTGAACGTCATATCCTCTACTTGGAAAGCTACTTTGCAATCTATTAATCTGTCAAGATCAAGGTTTTTCACGAATGCCGGGTTATCGAGCTTGTTCGTTAATTGTTCGGGTCTGGTTGAGGTTGATTTGTGCAACGCCATGCAGTTGACTGACTTGGCCGCATCAGCAATTGCAGAGGCGAAGAATTTGGAGAGGTTGAGCTTGGCGAGGTGCAAGTCGATAACTGATATGGGGATCGGCTGTATAGCTGTTGGGTGTAGAAAGTTGAGGTCCCTTTGCTTGAAATGGTGCTTGCGTGTTGGTGATTTGGGTGTGGAATTGATTGCTCTCAAGTGTAAACAGATTAGGAGCTTGGATCTCTCTTATTTACCA ATCACAGAGAAGAGCCTCAACTCTGTTCTTCAACTCCAACATCTTGAAGATCTGGTTTTAGAGGGATGCCATGGCATTGATGATGACGGCCTTTCAACACTTGATCAAAGTTGCAAGTCACTAAAG atgcttaatttgtcaaaCTGTCAAAATGTTACTCACACGGGCTTGTCATCTCTGATAAATGGTACTGAACAACTACAGCAGATTATATTGGCATATGGCTCTTCAGTAAGTCCAAAACTCCCTAAG GTTACTTCTGATCTAGTCAAATGCTTGAATGCTTATTCAAAGCTGCAATCAATTAAATTAGATGGTTGTACTGTTACTTGGTCTGGGATCAAAGCCATGGCAAGTTTGCATTCCCCAGTCAAGGAACTGAGCCTCAGTAAATGCTTAGGACTGACAGATGATGGGCTTTCTTTCCTTGTCCAGTCACACAAAGACCTGAGGAAACTGGACATCACCTGCTGTCGTAAAATAACTTATACCTCTATAGACATCATAACAAATTCATGCACCTCCCTTACTTCTCTCAGGATGGAATCCTGTAGCTTGGTTCCAAAGGAAGCCTTTGTTTTGATTGGAGCACGTTGCTCGTTTTTGGAAGAGCTGGATGCCACAGATAATGAAATCGATGACGAAG GTTTGAAGTCCATCTCGAGATGTTCAAAACTATCTATTTTGAAGTTAGGGATATGCTCTAACATATCGGATGAAGGCCTTGCAAAAGTTGGAAGTTCTTGCTCAATGCTCAAGGAGGTTGATTTGTACAG GTCCGTGGCAATAAGTGATGCGGGCATTGCTGCCATTGGTGATGGTTGTCCTGCACTTGAGATGATCAATATAgcttataatgataaaattactgatAATTCATTAGTATCATTGTCAAAATGTCGGATGTTAAAAGCACTTGAGATTCGTGGATGCCTTGGTGTCTCATCAATTGGTCTATTAGCCATTGCTGTGGGATGTAAGCAACTTACAGTTCTTGACATAAAGAAGTGCTTCAATATTAATGATAATGGAATGCTTCCACTTGCTCAATTTTCTCAAAATCTGAAGCAG ATAAACTTGTCATATTGTTCGGTTACAGATGTTGGGCTTGTAGCACTAGCTAGCATCAGTCGCCTGCAGAACATGACAATCTTGCATTTGGCTGGTTTGACTCCAAATGGCCTGGCAGCAGCTCTGTTGGCATGTCGAGCATTAACAAAAGTGAAACTCCATGCATCGTTTAGACCATTACTTCCTCAATCCATCCTTGGATACATGGAAGCCCATGGGTGTGTCTTTCACTGGAGGGACAAAGCATTTCAG AAGGAAATGGATCCCAAGGGATGGAAGCTGCACTTTGGAAGGAGCAGCAGTGAAGTTCCATAG
- the LOC107935078 gene encoding F-box/LRR-repeat protein 3 isoform X1: MKTQSKRRRQPLSPDSSPNPFDILTEEIVCKILDHLHNDPFATKAFSLTCKAFYFIESRHRRILKPLRPELLPRIFHRYPFVSHLDLSMCPRVDDTTLNVISSTWKATLQSINLSRSRFFTNAGLSSLFVNCSGLVEVDLCNAMQLTDLAASAIAEAKNLERLSLARCKSITDMGIGCIAVGCRKLRSLCLKWCLRVGDLGVELIALKCKQIRSLDLSYLPITEKSLNSVLQLQHLEDLVLEGCHGIDDDGLSTLDQSCKSLKMLNLSNCQNVTHTGLSSLINGTEQLQQIILAYGSSVSPKLPKVTSDLVKCLNAYSKLQSIKLDGCTVTWSGIKAMASLHSPVKELSLSKCLGLTDDGLSFLVQSHKDLRKLDITCCRKITYTSIDIITNSCTSLTSLRMESCSLVPKEAFVLIGARCSFLEELDATDNEIDDEGLKSISRCSKLSILKLGICSNISDEGLAKVGSSCSMLKEVDLYRSVAISDAGIAAIGDGCPALEMINIAYNDKITDNSLVSLSKCRMLKALEIRGCLGVSSIGLLAIAVGCKQLTVLDIKKCFNINDNGMLPLAQFSQNLKQINLSYCSVTDVGLVALASISRLQNMTILHLAGLTPNGLAAALLACRALTKVKLHASFRPLLPQSILGYMEAHGCVFHWRDKAFQVRLTEGNGSQGMEAALWKEQQ, encoded by the exons ATGAAAACCCAGAGCAAAAGGCGACGCCAACCACTTTCACCTGATTCTTCACCCAATCCCTTTGATATATTAACAGAAGAGATTGTATGCAAAATCCTTGACCACCTCCACAACGACCCTTTTGCCACAAAAGCCTTCTCCCTCACATGCAAGGCCTTTTACTTCATAGAGTCTCGACACCGGAGGATTCTCAAGCCTCTACGCCCCGAGCTCCTCCCCAGGATTTTTCATCGATACCCTTTTGTTTCCCATCTCGATCTCTCCATGTGTCCGCGAGTTGACGACACCACGCTGAACGTCATATCCTCTACTTGGAAAGCTACTTTGCAATCTATTAATCTGTCAAGATCAAGGTTTTTCACGAATGCCGGGTTATCGAGCTTGTTCGTTAATTGTTCGGGTCTGGTTGAGGTTGATTTGTGCAACGCCATGCAGTTGACTGACTTGGCCGCATCAGCAATTGCAGAGGCGAAGAATTTGGAGAGGTTGAGCTTGGCGAGGTGCAAGTCGATAACTGATATGGGGATCGGCTGTATAGCTGTTGGGTGTAGAAAGTTGAGGTCCCTTTGCTTGAAATGGTGCTTGCGTGTTGGTGATTTGGGTGTGGAATTGATTGCTCTCAAGTGTAAACAGATTAGGAGCTTGGATCTCTCTTATTTACCA ATCACAGAGAAGAGCCTCAACTCTGTTCTTCAACTCCAACATCTTGAAGATCTGGTTTTAGAGGGATGCCATGGCATTGATGATGACGGCCTTTCAACACTTGATCAAAGTTGCAAGTCACTAAAG atgcttaatttgtcaaaCTGTCAAAATGTTACTCACACGGGCTTGTCATCTCTGATAAATGGTACTGAACAACTACAGCAGATTATATTGGCATATGGCTCTTCAGTAAGTCCAAAACTCCCTAAG GTTACTTCTGATCTAGTCAAATGCTTGAATGCTTATTCAAAGCTGCAATCAATTAAATTAGATGGTTGTACTGTTACTTGGTCTGGGATCAAAGCCATGGCAAGTTTGCATTCCCCAGTCAAGGAACTGAGCCTCAGTAAATGCTTAGGACTGACAGATGATGGGCTTTCTTTCCTTGTCCAGTCACACAAAGACCTGAGGAAACTGGACATCACCTGCTGTCGTAAAATAACTTATACCTCTATAGACATCATAACAAATTCATGCACCTCCCTTACTTCTCTCAGGATGGAATCCTGTAGCTTGGTTCCAAAGGAAGCCTTTGTTTTGATTGGAGCACGTTGCTCGTTTTTGGAAGAGCTGGATGCCACAGATAATGAAATCGATGACGAAG GTTTGAAGTCCATCTCGAGATGTTCAAAACTATCTATTTTGAAGTTAGGGATATGCTCTAACATATCGGATGAAGGCCTTGCAAAAGTTGGAAGTTCTTGCTCAATGCTCAAGGAGGTTGATTTGTACAG GTCCGTGGCAATAAGTGATGCGGGCATTGCTGCCATTGGTGATGGTTGTCCTGCACTTGAGATGATCAATATAgcttataatgataaaattactgatAATTCATTAGTATCATTGTCAAAATGTCGGATGTTAAAAGCACTTGAGATTCGTGGATGCCTTGGTGTCTCATCAATTGGTCTATTAGCCATTGCTGTGGGATGTAAGCAACTTACAGTTCTTGACATAAAGAAGTGCTTCAATATTAATGATAATGGAATGCTTCCACTTGCTCAATTTTCTCAAAATCTGAAGCAG ATAAACTTGTCATATTGTTCGGTTACAGATGTTGGGCTTGTAGCACTAGCTAGCATCAGTCGCCTGCAGAACATGACAATCTTGCATTTGGCTGGTTTGACTCCAAATGGCCTGGCAGCAGCTCTGTTGGCATGTCGAGCATTAACAAAAGTGAAACTCCATGCATCGTTTAGACCATTACTTCCTCAATCCATCCTTGGATACATGGAAGCCCATGGGTGTGTCTTTCACTGGAGGGACAAAGCATTTCAG GTACGATTGACAGAAGGAAATGGATCCCAAGGGATGGAAGCTGCACTTTGGAAGGAGCAGCAGTGA
- the LOC107935078 gene encoding F-box/LRR-repeat protein 3 isoform X6, whose translation MKTQSKRRRQPLSPDSSPNPFDILTEEIVCKILDHLHNDPFATKAFSLTCKAFYFIESRHRRILKPLRPELLPRIFHRYPFVSHLDLSMCPRVDDTTLNVISSTWKATLQSINLSRSRFFTNAGLSSLFVNCSGLVEVDLCNAMQLTDLAASAIAEAKNLERLSLARCKSITDMGIGCIAVGCRKLRSLCLKWCLRVGDLGVELIALKCKQIRSLDLSYLPITEKSLNSVLQLQHLEDLVLEGCHGIDDDGLSTLDQSCKSLKMLNLSNCQNVTHTGLSSLINGTEQLQQIILAYGSSVTSDLVKCLNAYSKLQSIKLDGCTVTWSGIKAMASLHSPVKELSLSKCLGLTDDGLSFLVQSHKDLRKLDITCCRKITYTSIDIITNSCTSLTSLRMESCSLVPKEAFVLIGARCSFLEELDATDNEIDDEGLKSISRCSKLSILKLGICSNISDEGLAKVGSSCSMLKEVDLYRSVAISDAGIAAIGDGCPALEMINIAYNDKITDNSLVSLSKCRMLKALEIRGCLGVSSIGLLAIAVGCKQLTVLDIKKCFNINDNGMLPLAQFSQNLKQINLSYCSVTDVGLVALASISRLQNMTILHLAGLTPNGLAAALLACRALTKVKLHASFRPLLPQSILGYMEAHGCVFHWRDKAFQLPCMFWTNAKEEPSKVAP comes from the exons ATGAAAACCCAGAGCAAAAGGCGACGCCAACCACTTTCACCTGATTCTTCACCCAATCCCTTTGATATATTAACAGAAGAGATTGTATGCAAAATCCTTGACCACCTCCACAACGACCCTTTTGCCACAAAAGCCTTCTCCCTCACATGCAAGGCCTTTTACTTCATAGAGTCTCGACACCGGAGGATTCTCAAGCCTCTACGCCCCGAGCTCCTCCCCAGGATTTTTCATCGATACCCTTTTGTTTCCCATCTCGATCTCTCCATGTGTCCGCGAGTTGACGACACCACGCTGAACGTCATATCCTCTACTTGGAAAGCTACTTTGCAATCTATTAATCTGTCAAGATCAAGGTTTTTCACGAATGCCGGGTTATCGAGCTTGTTCGTTAATTGTTCGGGTCTGGTTGAGGTTGATTTGTGCAACGCCATGCAGTTGACTGACTTGGCCGCATCAGCAATTGCAGAGGCGAAGAATTTGGAGAGGTTGAGCTTGGCGAGGTGCAAGTCGATAACTGATATGGGGATCGGCTGTATAGCTGTTGGGTGTAGAAAGTTGAGGTCCCTTTGCTTGAAATGGTGCTTGCGTGTTGGTGATTTGGGTGTGGAATTGATTGCTCTCAAGTGTAAACAGATTAGGAGCTTGGATCTCTCTTATTTACCA ATCACAGAGAAGAGCCTCAACTCTGTTCTTCAACTCCAACATCTTGAAGATCTGGTTTTAGAGGGATGCCATGGCATTGATGATGACGGCCTTTCAACACTTGATCAAAGTTGCAAGTCACTAAAG atgcttaatttgtcaaaCTGTCAAAATGTTACTCACACGGGCTTGTCATCTCTGATAAATGGTACTGAACAACTACAGCAGATTATATTGGCATATGGCTCTTCA GTTACTTCTGATCTAGTCAAATGCTTGAATGCTTATTCAAAGCTGCAATCAATTAAATTAGATGGTTGTACTGTTACTTGGTCTGGGATCAAAGCCATGGCAAGTTTGCATTCCCCAGTCAAGGAACTGAGCCTCAGTAAATGCTTAGGACTGACAGATGATGGGCTTTCTTTCCTTGTCCAGTCACACAAAGACCTGAGGAAACTGGACATCACCTGCTGTCGTAAAATAACTTATACCTCTATAGACATCATAACAAATTCATGCACCTCCCTTACTTCTCTCAGGATGGAATCCTGTAGCTTGGTTCCAAAGGAAGCCTTTGTTTTGATTGGAGCACGTTGCTCGTTTTTGGAAGAGCTGGATGCCACAGATAATGAAATCGATGACGAAG GTTTGAAGTCCATCTCGAGATGTTCAAAACTATCTATTTTGAAGTTAGGGATATGCTCTAACATATCGGATGAAGGCCTTGCAAAAGTTGGAAGTTCTTGCTCAATGCTCAAGGAGGTTGATTTGTACAG GTCCGTGGCAATAAGTGATGCGGGCATTGCTGCCATTGGTGATGGTTGTCCTGCACTTGAGATGATCAATATAgcttataatgataaaattactgatAATTCATTAGTATCATTGTCAAAATGTCGGATGTTAAAAGCACTTGAGATTCGTGGATGCCTTGGTGTCTCATCAATTGGTCTATTAGCCATTGCTGTGGGATGTAAGCAACTTACAGTTCTTGACATAAAGAAGTGCTTCAATATTAATGATAATGGAATGCTTCCACTTGCTCAATTTTCTCAAAATCTGAAGCAG ATAAACTTGTCATATTGTTCGGTTACAGATGTTGGGCTTGTAGCACTAGCTAGCATCAGTCGCCTGCAGAACATGACAATCTTGCATTTGGCTGGTTTGACTCCAAATGGCCTGGCAGCAGCTCTGTTGGCATGTCGAGCATTAACAAAAGTGAAACTCCATGCATCGTTTAGACCATTACTTCCTCAATCCATCCTTGGATACATGGAAGCCCATGGGTGTGTCTTTCACTGGAGGGACAAAGCATTTCAG TTGCCCTGCATGTTTTGGACAAATGCCAAGGAAGAACCCTCGAAAGTTGCACCTTGA